The Aedes aegypti strain LVP_AGWG chromosome 3, AaegL5.0 Primary Assembly, whole genome shotgun sequence genome contains a region encoding:
- the LOC5564646 gene encoding insulin-like growth factor-binding protein complex acid labile subunit has protein sequence MNCLALFGVLLISHQFSAALLLKQYSCDNYVLSWCQLHNVTIQSDKDLQMVEFPKVQQIGFLNGSIPHFSHLMNLGLFKAGVLRIFARGTKISRLTLPNTIEQLYFRDNDITIVDIEPKTKYSMKYLRIHINHLRDVSNLRSLTNLIELNLCDNLIEHVSFDTFSGMTHLKQLVLCGNRIKTISTTLNINLSYLYHLDLSGNFLFNGTFLAQWYFPRLGNFSLRDNLLTRLDVRLISERFTLLKILDLEHNSLDCETYQQLLKLVHQRKIIYNVDKRVCAIPPTIRPRFVPTGNELDAGRGGEGGDLLQQIRQLKERIYQQVKIINSQRIEIQQLRANLSSLMEQFDLVADTAQANDPF, from the exons ATGAATTGTCTGGCGTTGTTTGG AGTGCTCTTGATCAGCCATCAGTTCTCGGCGGCGCTTCTACTGAAGCAATACAGTTGTGATAACTATGTGCTCTCCTGGTGCCAACTCCACAATGTCACAATCCAGTCGGATAAGGACCTTCAAATGGTAGAGTTCCCGAAAGTGCAGCAGATCGGGTTTCTCAACGGATCGATACCGCATTTCTCACATCTCATGAACCTGGGTCTGTTCAAAGCAGGTGTACTGAGGATCTTCGCCCGAGGCACCAAGATCAGTCGTCTCACGCTGCCAAACACGATCGAACAGCTGTACTTTAGAGATAACGACATCACCATCGTGGACATTGAGCCCAAGACGAAGTATTCAAtgaaatatctcaggatccacatCAACCACCTACGGGACGTTTCGAACTTGAGATCTCTCACCAACCTCATAGAGTTGAACCTGTGTGACAATCTGATCGAGCACGTGTCCTTCGACACATTCTCCGGAATGACGCACCTCAAACAACTCGTACTGTGTGGTAACCGTATCAAAACCATCTCCACAACCCTCAACATCAACCTGTCGTATCTCTATCACCTGGATCTTTCCGGTAATTTCCTGTTCAACGGAACTTTCCTTGCCCAGTGGTATTTCCCCCGGCTGGGGAACTTCTCCCTCCGGGACAATCTGCTCACCCGTCTGGACGTCCGACTAATCTCCGAGCGTTTCACGCTCCTGAAAATTCTCGACCTCGAGCACAACTCGCTGGACTGTGAGACGTACCAACAGCTGCTCAAGTTGGTCCATCAGCGCAAAATAATCTACAATGTGGACAAGCGGGTTTGCGCCATTCCGCCGACCATCCGGCCAAGGTTCGTTCCGACGGGCAACGAGCTGGATGCAGGACGGGGTGGCGAGGGCGGTGATCTACTGCAGCAGATACGACAGCTCAAAGAACGAATCTATCAGCAGGTGAAGATTATTAATAGCCAACGGATCGAAATCCAGCAGCTCCGGGCCAACCTGAGCTCGCTGATGGAACAGTTCGATCTGGTGGCGGATACGGCGCAGGCGAATGATCCTTTCTAA